From Lepisosteus oculatus isolate fLepOcu1 chromosome 8, fLepOcu1.hap2, whole genome shotgun sequence, one genomic window encodes:
- the LOC102696451 gene encoding protein LBH, giving the protein MTEVLNTCEPAMEDFSVGAASEEQGISFQIFPDSHERYPKLSKRLPSIVVEPSESGEVESGELRWPPDDLSTTDPVAEAPLGQPPAPHPTAGDDASRGTQEDSAVADSPVEGGSN; this is encoded by the exons ATGACAGAGGTATTGAACACCTGTGAGCCTGCGATGGAGGACTTCAGCGTGGGCGCAGCCTCAGAGGAGCAGGGCATCTCCTTCCAG ATTTTCCCAGATTCCCACGAGAGGTATCCCAAGCTGTCCAAGAGGCTGCCGTCCATCGTGGTGGAGCCATCGGAGAGCGGGGAGGTGGAGAGCGGGGAGCTGCGCTGGCCCCCCGATGACCTGAGCACCACGGACCCCGTCGCGGAGGCCCCGCTGGGCCAGCCCCCTGCGCCCCATCCCACAGCAG GTGACGACGCCTCGCGGGGCACCCAGGAAGACAGCGCTGTGGCGGACAGCCCAGTGGAGGGAGGCTCTAACTGA